From a single Staphylococcus epidermidis genomic region:
- the hisD gene encoding histidinol dehydrogenase — protein MLSAQQFLKEFNNVESLNESLYEIVSHICEEVKLQGDKALKNYNLQFDQVETEKLELEQSQLKNAYDMLDNETRDALEQSYQRIKVYQENIKVKQESSQQTECYERYHPIERVGIYVPGGKASYPSTVLMTATLAQVAGVNEITVVTPPQNNGICQEVLAACYITGVHHVYQVGGAQSIAALTYGTETIKKVDKIVGPGNQYVAYAKKFVFGQVGIDQIAGPTEIALIIDESADLDAIAYDVFAQAEHDEMACTYVISENEKVLNQLNTIIQEKLQYVERQDIISQSIANHHYLILAQDTEEACLIMNTIAPEHASIQTRAPEMYIDKVKYVGALFLGHFSPEVIGDYMAGPSHVLPTNQTARFTNGLSVNDFMTRHSVIHLSQKTFNEVAESAEHIAHIESLFNHEKSIHVRR, from the coding sequence ATGCTTAGCGCACAACAATTTTTAAAAGAATTTAATAATGTTGAATCTCTAAATGAATCTTTGTACGAGATAGTGAGTCACATTTGTGAAGAAGTTAAATTACAGGGAGATAAAGCTTTAAAAAATTATAATTTACAATTTGATCAAGTGGAAACTGAGAAGCTTGAATTAGAGCAAAGCCAACTAAAAAATGCATACGACATGCTAGATAATGAAACACGAGATGCATTAGAGCAAAGCTATCAGAGAATTAAAGTGTACCAAGAAAATATTAAGGTAAAACAGGAATCATCTCAACAAACTGAATGTTATGAACGATACCATCCTATCGAACGTGTAGGTATTTACGTGCCGGGAGGTAAGGCTAGCTATCCGTCTACAGTATTAATGACTGCAACACTTGCTCAAGTAGCAGGTGTTAATGAGATTACTGTTGTTACCCCACCTCAAAATAACGGTATATGTCAAGAGGTGTTAGCCGCTTGTTACATTACAGGTGTTCATCATGTTTATCAAGTCGGCGGAGCACAAAGTATTGCAGCGCTAACTTATGGCACGGAAACTATAAAAAAAGTCGACAAAATCGTAGGTCCAGGGAATCAATATGTTGCTTATGCTAAAAAGTTTGTATTCGGTCAAGTAGGCATAGACCAAATCGCAGGACCGACAGAAATAGCCTTGATTATAGACGAAAGTGCTGACTTAGACGCAATCGCTTATGACGTATTTGCACAAGCAGAACATGATGAAATGGCTTGTACTTATGTGATTAGTGAAAATGAAAAGGTACTTAATCAATTGAACACTATAATACAAGAGAAACTTCAGTATGTTGAACGGCAAGATATCATATCACAAAGTATTGCTAACCATCATTATCTAATATTAGCTCAAGATACTGAAGAAGCATGTTTAATTATGAACACGATTGCACCTGAACATGCATCTATTCAAACTCGAGCACCTGAAATGTATATAGATAAAGTTAAATATGTAGGCGCACTTTTTTTAGGTCATTTTTCTCCTGAAGTTATTGGGGACTATATGGCAGGTCCAAGTCATGTACTTCCTACTAATCAAACAGCTAGATTTACAAATGGGCTTTCTGTGAATGACTTTATGACACGACATTCAGTCATTCATTTATCACAAAAAACATTTAACGAAGTGGCAGAATCAGCTGAGCATATTGCACATATAGAATCTTTATTTAATCATGAAAAATCGATTCATGTACGCCGATAA
- the hisB gene encoding imidazoleglycerol-phosphate dehydratase HisB gives MNYQIKRNTEETQLNISLANNGTQSHINTGVGFLDHMLTLFTFHSGLTLSIEATGDTYVDDHHITEDIGIVIGQLLLELVKTQQSFTRYGCSYVPMDETLARTVVDISGRPYFSFNSKLSAQKVGTFDTELVEEFFRALVINARLTVHIDLLRGGNTHHEIEAIFKSFARALKISLAQNEDGRIPSSKGVIE, from the coding sequence ATGAACTATCAAATCAAAAGAAACACTGAAGAAACTCAGCTTAATATTTCACTGGCTAATAACGGAACACAATCTCATATTAATACTGGTGTAGGATTTTTAGATCATATGTTAACGCTATTTACTTTTCATAGTGGATTAACTTTATCTATTGAGGCCACTGGAGATACGTATGTTGATGATCATCATATAACTGAAGATATAGGTATAGTTATTGGACAATTACTTCTTGAATTAGTTAAGACTCAACAAAGTTTTACAAGATATGGTTGCTCATATGTACCCATGGATGAAACGCTTGCTCGAACAGTAGTGGACATTAGTGGCCGTCCATATTTCTCATTTAATAGCAAGTTGAGCGCCCAAAAGGTAGGAACTTTTGACACTGAACTAGTTGAAGAATTTTTTAGAGCATTGGTAATTAATGCGCGATTAACCGTTCACATTGACTTATTAAGAGGTGGAAATACACATCATGAGATTGAGGCAATATTTAAATCTTTTGCAAGAGCATTAAAGATTTCTCTTGCACAAAATGAAGATGGACGTATTCCATCGTCTAAAGGAGTAATTGAATGA
- the hisH gene encoding imidazole glycerol phosphate synthase subunit HisH codes for MIAIIDYGLGNISNVTRAIQHLGYDVILTCNDKDVQKAEAIVLPGVGHFQDAMHSIEEKSIKDMLKNIHDKPVIGICLGMQLLFQHSAEGDVSGLELVPGNIVPIQSSHPIPHLGWNELKSTHPLLQSDVYFVHSYQAEMSEYVVAYADYGTKIPGVIQYRNYIGIQFHPEKSGTYGLEILNQALKGGFIND; via the coding sequence ATGATTGCGATTATTGATTATGGATTGGGAAACATAAGTAACGTTACTCGAGCGATTCAACATTTAGGATATGATGTGATTTTGACATGTAATGATAAAGACGTGCAAAAAGCTGAAGCTATCGTACTTCCAGGTGTTGGACATTTTCAGGATGCGATGCATTCTATAGAAGAAAAAAGCATCAAAGATATGCTTAAAAATATACATGATAAACCGGTAATTGGAATATGTTTAGGTATGCAATTACTCTTTCAACATAGCGCAGAAGGTGACGTTAGTGGATTGGAACTTGTCCCGGGAAATATAGTGCCAATCCAATCATCTCATCCTATTCCTCATTTGGGTTGGAATGAATTAAAGAGTACACATCCCTTACTGCAAAGTGATGTGTATTTTGTTCATTCATATCAAGCAGAAATGTCAGAATATGTCGTAGCTTATGCTGACTATGGTACAAAGATTCCGGGAGTCATTCAATACCGAAATTATATAGGTATCCAGTTTCATCCTGAAAAAAGTGGAACGTATGGATTAGAGATTCTAAATCAAGCGCTTAAAGGAGGGTTTATTAATGATTGA
- the hisA gene encoding 1-(5-phosphoribosyl)-5-((5-phosphoribosylamino)methylideneamino)imidazole-4-carboxamide isomerase: MIDLWPAIDLINSTSVRLTEGKYDTKEKMEKSVEDSIRFYSQFKCVKRIHIVDLIGAKAKEVKEFDYIRSLRKVTTKPIEVGGGIRSKQTIENYIHSGIDYCIVGTKGIQDIEWLTHMTHQFPNKLYLSVDAFGEKIKINGWKEDAKLNLFDYVAKIEHLPLGGVIYTDISKDGKLSGPNFDLTGRLALYTSLPVIASGGIRHQEDLFRLESLNVHAAIVGKAAHLDEFWEGLS; this comes from the coding sequence ATGATTGATTTATGGCCAGCTATTGATTTGATTAATTCAACAAGTGTTCGATTAACAGAAGGCAAATATGATACAAAAGAAAAAATGGAAAAATCTGTAGAAGACAGTATCCGATTTTATAGTCAATTTAAATGTGTGAAACGTATACATATTGTAGATTTAATTGGGGCTAAAGCAAAAGAGGTAAAAGAATTCGACTACATCCGTTCCTTAAGAAAGGTGACCACTAAGCCTATAGAAGTGGGTGGCGGCATTCGTTCAAAACAAACAATTGAAAATTATATTCATTCAGGAATAGACTATTGTATTGTAGGTACAAAAGGTATCCAAGATATAGAGTGGTTAACACATATGACACATCAATTTCCAAATAAACTCTACTTATCCGTAGATGCTTTTGGAGAGAAAATAAAGATTAATGGATGGAAAGAGGATGCTAAACTCAATTTATTTGATTATGTTGCCAAAATTGAGCATTTACCTTTGGGTGGTGTGATTTATACCGATATTTCGAAAGATGGGAAACTTTCTGGACCTAATTTTGATTTGACAGGTCGTCTCGCACTTTATACATCGTTGCCTGTAATTGCTTCAGGAGGTATTAGACATCAAGAGGACTTGTTTCGATTAGAATCGTTAAATGTTCATGCTGCTATTGTAGGAAAAGCAGCACATCTGGATGAATTCTGGGAGGGATTATCTTGA
- the hisF gene encoding imidazole glycerol phosphate synthase subunit HisF, with protein MIKKRVIPCLDVKDGRVVKGIQFQSLRDIGNPVDLALYYNEAGADELVFLDISKTEAGHDLMIEVIEATAKQLFIPLTVGGGIQNLDDITQLLNHGADKISLNSSALKHPELIRQASEKFGRQCICIAIDSFYDKDRKDYFCTTHGGKKLTDVRVYDWVQEVELLGAGELLITSMHHDGMKQGFDIEHLAKIKQLVNIPIIASGGGGNAQHFVELFQQTDVSAGLAASILHDQETTVAEIKDKMREGGILVR; from the coding sequence TTGATTAAAAAAAGAGTGATTCCATGTTTAGATGTTAAAGATGGACGCGTCGTAAAGGGTATCCAGTTCCAGTCATTAAGAGATATCGGTAATCCAGTTGATTTGGCTCTTTATTATAATGAAGCCGGTGCAGATGAACTAGTCTTTCTTGATATTTCGAAGACGGAAGCAGGACATGATCTTATGATAGAAGTGATAGAAGCAACGGCAAAACAATTATTTATCCCTTTAACAGTAGGAGGAGGGATTCAAAATTTAGATGATATTACGCAACTATTAAATCACGGAGCAGATAAAATATCACTCAATTCAAGCGCTTTAAAACATCCAGAATTAATTCGACAAGCAAGCGAGAAATTTGGTCGTCAATGTATTTGTATTGCTATTGATAGCTTTTATGATAAAGACAGAAAGGATTATTTCTGTACTACGCACGGTGGTAAAAAATTAACTGATGTCAGGGTATATGATTGGGTACAAGAAGTAGAGCTTTTAGGTGCTGGGGAATTGCTTATAACTAGCATGCATCATGATGGAATGAAACAAGGTTTTGATATTGAACATTTAGCAAAAATTAAACAATTAGTTAATATTCCGATTATTGCCTCTGGGGGTGGAGGAAATGCACAACATTTTGTTGAACTATTTCAACAAACAGATGTTTCGGCAGGTTTAGCGGCAAGTATTTTACATGATCAAGAAACTACAGTGGCAGAAATTAAAGATAAAATGCGTGAAGGAGGTATCCTTGTGAGATGA
- the hisIE gene encoding bifunctional phosphoribosyl-AMP cyclohydrolase/phosphoribosyl-ATP diphosphatase HisIE: protein MNKLIDFSKGLVPVILQHAQTDSVLMLGYMNEEAYQKTLKEKKVTFFSRSKQRLWTKGETSGHFQHVESIHLDCDQDAILIKVMPQGPTSHTGSLSCFNSEIESRFKIQALAQTIHQSAKSNQSNSYTQYLLKEGIEKISKKFGEEAFEVVIGAIKHNREEVINETADVMYHLFVLLHSLDIPFSEVEQVLAHRHQKRNNFKGERKKVQEW from the coding sequence ATGAATAAACTTATAGACTTTTCTAAGGGATTAGTACCGGTAATTTTGCAACATGCACAAACGGATAGCGTATTAATGTTGGGATATATGAATGAAGAAGCTTATCAAAAAACTCTGAAAGAAAAGAAAGTAACCTTCTTCTCTAGATCTAAACAACGTTTATGGACTAAAGGTGAAACTTCTGGTCATTTCCAACACGTTGAGAGTATTCATCTAGATTGTGATCAAGATGCAATCTTAATCAAAGTGATGCCACAAGGTCCTACAAGTCACACTGGAAGTCTGAGTTGTTTTAATAGTGAAATTGAATCGCGCTTTAAAATTCAAGCATTAGCACAAACGATTCATCAAAGTGCTAAAAGCAATCAATCTAACTCTTACACTCAATATTTATTAAAGGAAGGTATCGAGAAAATATCCAAGAAATTTGGTGAAGAGGCATTTGAAGTTGTGATAGGTGCGATAAAACATAATCGTGAAGAAGTTATTAATGAAACAGCAGATGTCATGTATCACCTTTTTGTGTTACTACATAGTTTGGATATTCCATTTTCAGAAGTAGAACAGGTACTAGCGCATCGCCATCAAAAAAGAAATAATTTTAAAGGCGAGCGCAAAAAGGTTCAAGAATGGTAA
- a CDS encoding arylamine N-acetyltransferase family protein, protein MDIQKFESYLKIKHSYYSTPSLEALNYYVRRFMITVPFENINVQNKIPISIDIKDLYNKIVIQRRGGFCYELNHLFATYLEHKGFHVTRAAATVHTPNGGRSPEGSHMSLYVNIEGTLYITDVGFGDLPTSIIEIGSKTQFIPTYDKNGVYRAVWINDNQYALQKLRQNKWMTLYEAHLKSQSIKDFEDKISYNEHHPHSIFVRHLLITQPQSFGRATMTYHSLTLSNDSTKHKYDVTTNNYKYFLKKYFNLNVSIIPFEP, encoded by the coding sequence ATGGATATACAAAAATTTGAATCTTATCTAAAAATTAAACATTCATACTATTCGACTCCTTCTCTTGAAGCATTAAATTACTATGTAAGACGCTTTATGATAACTGTGCCATTTGAAAATATTAATGTTCAAAACAAGATTCCTATCTCAATCGATATCAAAGATTTATACAATAAAATTGTTATTCAACGTCGTGGCGGTTTTTGCTATGAATTAAATCATTTGTTTGCTACGTATTTAGAACATAAAGGCTTCCATGTCACTCGTGCTGCGGCAACAGTTCACACACCAAATGGTGGACGTAGTCCTGAAGGCTCGCATATGTCACTTTACGTTAATATCGAAGGAACACTTTATATTACTGATGTTGGATTTGGTGATTTACCTACAAGTATTATCGAGATAGGTTCTAAAACACAATTCATTCCAACATATGATAAAAATGGAGTTTACCGTGCTGTTTGGATTAATGACAATCAATATGCCTTACAGAAGCTTAGACAAAATAAATGGATGACACTCTATGAAGCGCATTTAAAATCTCAAAGCATTAAAGACTTTGAAGATAAAATAAGCTACAATGAGCATCATCCTCATTCTATTTTTGTACGACATTTGCTTATTACACAACCACAATCATTTGGACGTGCAACAATGACTTATCATTCTTTAACTTTAAGCAATGATAGTACTAAACATAAATATGACGTTACTACCAATAACTACAAATATTTTTTAAAAAAATATTTTAATTTAAACGTATCAATTATCCCATTTGAACCATAA
- the gehC gene encoding YSIRK domain-containing triacylglycerol lipase GehC — MKTRQNKYSIRKFSVGASSILIAALLFMGGGSAQAAEQQQDKGTVENSTTQSIGDGNEKLSEQQSTQNKNVNEKSNVNSITENESLHNETPKNEDLIQQQKDSQNDNKSESVVEQNKENEAFVQNHSEEKPQQEQVELEKHASENNQTLHSKAAQSNEDVKTKPSQLDNTAAKQEDSQKENLSKQDTQSSKTTDLLRVTAQNQSKDSQSTEEINKEVNNDTQQVTAKNDDAKVESFNLNSKEEPLKVDKQANPTTDKDKSSKNDKGSQDGLANLESNAVATTNKQSKQQVSEKNEDQTNKSAKQKQYKNNDPIILVHGFNGFTDDINPSVLTHYWGGDKMNIRQDLEENGYEAYEASISAFGSNYDRAVELYYYIKGGRVDYGAAHAAKYGHERYGKTYEGVYKDWKPGQKIHLVGHSMGGQTIRQLEELLRHGNPEEVEYQKQHGGEISPLYQGGHDNMVSSITTLGTPHNGTHASDLLGNEAIVRQLAYDVGKMYGNKDSRVDFGLEHWGLKQKPNESYIQYVKRVQNSKLWKSKDSGLHDLTRDGATDLNRKTSLNPNIVYKTYTGESTHKTLAGKQKADLNMFLPFTITGNLIGKAKEKEWRENDGLVSVISSQHPFNQKYVEATDKNQKGVWQVTPTKHDWDHVDFVGQDSTDTKRTRDELQQFWHGLAEDLVQSEQLTSTNK; from the coding sequence GTGAAGACAAGACAAAACAAATACAGTATTCGTAAATTTAGCGTAGGTGCATCATCCATTCTGATTGCAGCATTATTATTTATGGGTGGAGGATCAGCTCAGGCAGCTGAGCAACAACAGGATAAGGGAACTGTTGAAAATAGCACAACACAATCTATTGGGGATGGAAATGAAAAGTTAAGTGAACAACAATCAACGCAAAATAAGAATGTTAATGAGAAAAGTAATGTTAATTCTATTACTGAAAATGAAAGCTTACATAACGAAACACCAAAAAACGAGGATTTGATTCAGCAACAAAAAGATTCTCAAAATGACAATAAATCTGAATCTGTAGTTGAACAAAATAAAGAAAATGAAGCATTTGTTCAAAATCATTCCGAAGAGAAACCACAACAAGAACAAGTTGAACTGGAAAAGCATGCTAGTGAAAACAATCAAACTTTACACTCAAAAGCAGCACAGTCCAATGAAGATGTGAAAACTAAACCTTCACAACTCGATAATACAGCTGCCAAACAAGAAGACTCTCAAAAAGAGAATTTGAGTAAACAAGATACACAATCATCTAAAACTACTGATTTACTACGAGTAACAGCTCAAAATCAATCAAAAGATAGCCAATCAACAGAAGAGATAAATAAAGAAGTAAATAACGACACTCAACAAGTGACTGCTAAGAACGATGACGCCAAAGTTGAATCATTTAATTTAAATAGTAAAGAGGAACCCCTTAAAGTTGACAAGCAAGCGAATCCAACTACAGATAAAGATAAATCTTCTAAAAATGATAAAGGGTCTCAAGATGGTCTCGCTAATTTAGAAAGTAATGCTGTTGCTACAACTAATAAACAGTCTAAGCAACAAGTGAGTGAAAAAAATGAGGATCAAACAAATAAATCAGCAAAACAAAAACAATATAAAAATAATGATCCAATTATTTTAGTACATGGTTTCAATGGATTTACAGACGATATCAACCCATCAGTGCTAACGCATTATTGGGGTGGCGATAAAATGAATATTCGCCAAGATTTGGAAGAAAATGGATATGAGGCTTATGAAGCAAGTATAAGTGCATTTGGTAGTAACTATGACCGTGCTGTTGAGTTATACTACTACATCAAAGGTGGACGTGTTGACTATGGTGCAGCACACGCAGCTAAATATGGTCATGAGCGTTACGGTAAAACCTATGAAGGTGTTTATAAAGATTGGAAACCAGGTCAAAAAATACATTTAGTTGGTCATAGTATGGGTGGTCAAACAATTCGTCAATTAGAAGAGCTATTGAGACATGGTAATCCAGAAGAAGTTGAATATCAAAAACAACATGGTGGGGAAATTTCTCCATTATACCAAGGTGGCCACGACAATATGGTGTCATCTATTACAACACTCGGTACACCACATAATGGTACACATGCGTCAGACTTATTAGGTAACGAAGCGATTGTACGCCAACTTGCATATGACGTAGGTAAAATGTATGGTAATAAAGATTCACGTGTAGACTTTGGGTTAGAACACTGGGGATTAAAACAAAAACCAAACGAATCATATATTCAATATGTTAAACGTGTTCAAAATTCAAAACTGTGGAAATCAAAAGATAGTGGTTTACACGATTTAACACGCGATGGCGCAACAGATTTAAACCGAAAAACATCATTAAATCCTAATATTGTATATAAAACTTATACTGGCGAGTCAACACATAAAACATTGGCAGGAAAACAAAAAGCTGATCTTAACATGTTCTTACCATTTACAATTACTGGTAATTTAATTGGAAAAGCTAAAGAGAAAGAATGGAGAGAAAATGATGGACTTGTTTCAGTCATTTCTTCACAACATCCATTTAATCAAAAATATGTTGAAGCTACAGATAAAAATCAAAAAGGTGTATGGCAAGTAACTCCAACAAAACATGACTGGGATCATGTAGACTTTGTAGGCCAAGACAGTACAGATACAAAACGTACTAGAGATGAATTGCAACAGTTCTGGCATGGTCTTGCTGAAGATTTAGTACAAAGTGAACAATTAACATCAACAAATAAATAA
- a CDS encoding IS110-like element ISSep2 family transposase has protein sequence MDYLGVDISKRSSVVAHYKNGKFQKEFFIQNNKNGYNYLLKYLNDLDHPQLIFESTGIYSRGMERFCCVNQINYIQMNPLEAKFKTSTLRSWKTDQADAHKLACLGPTLKQTDNLPIHELIFFELRERVRFHLEIENEQNRLKFQILELFHQTFPGLERLFSSRYSIIALNIAEIFTHPDMVLDIDKDVLITHIFNSTDKGMSMDKATKYALQLRVIAQESYPNVDRHSFLVEKLRLLIQQLKQSIHHIKQLDDAMIQLAQQLDYFENIHSIPGIGKLSTAMIIGEIGDIKRFKSNKQLNAFVGIDIKRYQSGHTHCRDTINKRGNKKARKLLFWVIMNIIRGQHHYDNHVVDYYYKLRKQPNEKPNKTAIIACINRLLKTIHYLVMNHKLYDYQMSPH, from the coding sequence ATCGATTACTTAGGTGTTGATATTAGTAAAAGAAGTAGTGTAGTTGCACATTATAAAAATGGAAAATTCCAAAAAGAGTTTTTCATCCAAAATAATAAAAATGGTTACAATTATTTACTCAAGTATTTGAATGACTTAGACCACCCACAACTCATTTTTGAATCTACAGGTATCTATTCAAGAGGTATGGAACGATTTTGTTGTGTAAATCAAATTAACTATATTCAAATGAATCCGTTAGAAGCCAAATTTAAAACGAGCACTCTAAGATCATGGAAAACTGATCAGGCAGATGCTCATAAGCTTGCTTGTTTAGGACCGACGCTTAAACAAACAGACAACTTACCTATACATGAGTTAATATTCTTTGAATTAAGAGAACGCGTCCGTTTTCATCTAGAAATCGAGAATGAACAAAATCGACTTAAATTTCAGATCCTTGAATTATTCCATCAAACATTCCCTGGTTTAGAAAGATTATTCAGTAGTCGATATTCAATCATTGCACTCAACATCGCAGAAATCTTTACTCATCCAGACATGGTTCTTGATATCGACAAGGATGTACTGATTACACATATATTCAATTCTACAGATAAAGGAATGTCAATGGATAAAGCTACAAAATATGCACTTCAATTAAGAGTGATTGCTCAAGAAAGCTATCCTAATGTCGATAGACATTCCTTTCTAGTCGAAAAATTACGCTTACTTATTCAACAATTAAAACAATCTATTCATCATATCAAACAATTAGATGATGCCATGATTCAATTAGCACAACAACTCGATTATTTTGAAAATATTCATTCGATACCTGGTATTGGTAAGCTAAGCACAGCTATGATTATTGGGGAGATTGGTGATATTAAGCGATTTAAATCAAATAAACAACTCAATGCTTTTGTTGGCATTGATATCAAACGATATCAATCAGGTCATACACACTGTAGAGATACCATCAACAAGCGTGGTAATAAAAAAGCGAGAAAACTTTTATTTTGGGTGATTATGAATATAATAAGAGGGCAGCATCATTATGACAATCATGTCGTCGATTATTACTACAAACTAAGAAAGCAGCCTAATGAGAAACCTAATAAGACTGCCATCATTGCTTGTATAAATCGATTATTAAAAACAATTCATTATCTTGTAATGAATCATAAATTGTACGATTATCAAATGTCACCACATTAG
- a CDS encoding MFS transporter, translated as MKDNKMLFIIFMIGTFTVGMAEYVVTGLLTQIADDMKVSISSAGLLISVYAISVALIGPLMRIITLKVHAHRLLPILVAIFIISNLVGMLAPNFNVLLLSRLMSAAMHAPFFGVCMSVAATVAPPAKKTQAIALVQAGLTIAVMLGVPFGSFLGGFANWRVVFGFMIVLAIITMLGMIKFVPNVSLSAEANISKELTVFKNPHILIVIAIIVFGYSGVFTTYTFMEPMIRDFSPFKIVGLTVCLFMFGLGGVIGNLITGNVPEDKLTKNLYLTFLLLFVTIILFVTVIQNSILALIICFLFGFGTFGTTPLLNSKIILSAKEAPLLASTLAASIFNVANFLGAIIGSILLSIGLPYVQITLISGGIIVLGMLLNLVNQLYEKKHITFNEYS; from the coding sequence ATGAAAGATAATAAAATGTTGTTCATTATTTTTATGATAGGAACATTTACAGTAGGAATGGCTGAATATGTAGTGACAGGATTACTTACACAAATCGCTGACGATATGAAGGTTTCTATTTCGAGTGCAGGTTTATTAATTAGTGTTTATGCTATTAGTGTTGCATTGATAGGGCCTTTAATGCGAATCATAACATTGAAAGTTCACGCCCACCGTCTGTTACCGATTTTAGTTGCGATTTTTATAATAAGTAATTTAGTGGGAATGTTAGCACCGAATTTTAATGTATTGTTATTATCAAGACTCATGTCTGCGGCAATGCATGCGCCATTCTTCGGTGTGTGTATGAGTGTTGCTGCGACAGTCGCACCTCCTGCTAAAAAAACACAGGCCATTGCACTTGTTCAGGCAGGTTTAACTATTGCTGTAATGTTAGGTGTACCATTCGGATCATTTTTAGGTGGCTTTGCAAATTGGAGAGTTGTTTTTGGATTCATGATTGTGTTGGCAATCATTACTATGTTAGGAATGATTAAATTTGTTCCAAATGTTTCTTTAAGTGCAGAAGCAAATATTAGCAAAGAATTAACAGTGTTTAAGAATCCACACATTTTAATTGTGATTGCAATTATTGTGTTTGGTTACTCTGGTGTGTTTACTACTTATACATTTATGGAGCCAATGATACGAGATTTTTCTCCATTTAAAATTGTAGGTTTAACTGTTTGTTTATTTATGTTTGGTCTAGGCGGTGTGATAGGGAATTTAATTACTGGTAATGTACCGGAAGATAAATTAACAAAAAATTTATACCTTACATTTCTTTTACTATTTGTAACAATCATACTATTTGTTACTGTTATTCAAAATTCAATATTAGCATTAATCATTTGCTTCTTATTCGGTTTTGGTACATTTGGTACAACACCGTTACTTAATAGCAAAATTATCTTAAGTGCAAAAGAAGCACCACTTCTTGCAAGTACGTTAGCTGCTTCTATTTTCAATGTTGCTAATTTTCTTGGTGCAATCATTGGATCTATATTATTATCAATAGGGTTACCTTACGTTCAAATTACTTTGATATCTGGTGGGATTATAGTGTTGGGTATGCTTCTTAATCTTGTTAATCAACTTTATGAAAAGAAACATATCACATTTAATGAATATTCATGA